The genomic stretch AATAACCGTATAGATTCGGCATTACTACTACTTAAACACATAAAAAAAATCCCACTATTCATTAGTCGGATTGTTACTAGCACTTTATTAAAGTTTTTTAGTTTAGTAGTTACAAAGTTTTTACCTATTCCTTCAATACACCATATGAGGGTTTATTAAGTTCCAAAAATTAAGGATGTAAAAGAAATCTTAAATTTGATCGTACGCCAAGTACTATAAATCCAATCCCTAACAAAAACCATAATGACCTCACTAACCAAACTGGCAAAAATCTTAAAAATCCACCAAGAACAAATGTTAGTATTAGACCGAAACAACCTAAAACCTCATTTCCATAAATCGTTATCTCTGCAGCATTACTTAAGTGTTCTTTATTATTTTCTTTTGTAAATATGCCCTGTGTGATTAGTAGTAAACCTGTAATACACAGTCCTACTAGAATTACCCAGTTAATCGACCACATAAATCCTCCTGATTGATAAAATTAACCCGCTTTTATTACTAAAAGTTTTAACGTTACTAAAATCTTTTGGATCATAAATTTTACATTTTCTTGAATGTAAGGTTTATTCGTACCTTCATGGTAATTGTATAACGTTTTACTAACATTCGCCCTGAAATATGTACGGTGTTGAGGATTTTAATAAACTCTCTACACCTCTAGGATGATAGGGCATTAAACTATTAGCGGTATTTATGTCTACCCATTTTACTTCTTCAATTTCGTTCTGATTTTTAATAGTAATTTCTCCTCCAATTATTTTCGCTGAGAATGTAAACATTATACCGTGATGCCCCTGCGTCTTAAAAAATGCTTCATTAATTGCATTTATGTTCACTGCTTCAACAACTAAACCGGTTTCTTCATTTGTCTCACGTATAACTGCCTGTTCTATGGTTTCTCCTTTTTCTACTGCCCTACCTGGTAGTGACCAAGTAGAATTTTGATTTTTAACCATTAATACCTTCTCTGCTGTTTCGTCATAAATAAAAGCATATACTACATCTACTCTCTTCATTAATAACACCTCTTGCTATTATTCTAAATAACTATTTAACATTTTATTTTCTTAAACTATGCTCTCTAAAAGTATAATTGGAACTAATGTTATCGAGTGTGAAACATGGTACATATATTTCCTACAATTAACTTTTCTTGATATTGGATAATTCGTTAGATACTTGTTATTTCCTTTTTGGAACAACTCTGCTATTTACTTCAATACAAAACAATATACAATACACCTATTGTCAAATGGTTAAATTAATGTTAGGATTGGTTCTATCAAAATAAATTTTAATGAGGTGAGGATAACAATGAAAACAAAAAATTATATGTCTTATCCTCATATTACTATTTAGTTATTTTTTTATGAAAAAATTAGATCAAGCTCTGAGGGTAGGATTCACTCTCAGGGCTTTTATATTTAGGCAAAGGATTGTTTAATCTTTCTTGCCGACCTATTTTATGACAGCCACTTACTGAGTGGCTGTTATTTTTTTGGAAAAAAATTACTCAAGACAACAATACTGGTAAGGATTTAATCGTTTGTCTTACAAATTAATTTGAAATCTTTTAGGGGGAATATGTATTGAAATTGAATTACTTAGATTGGAATTTTTGTCATGGAAAATTTCAAACAGTGCCTGTTTATGTTTAAGCAGGCTAATATATGGAGATTAGGGGTCAACTCGTTTTATCGTTACTTTGTTCCAAAGGATAAAGGGCCCCCCACCCAAAGGAAAGATTTCCGTTATTCTCTGTTTTCCAAATATGAAAGGATGATGCTTTATTAAAAGACTTGCTCAATATTTTCGCTCATTACAATCAGGACAGTCATCTTACAGTATGATTTATGAAGACCCAATCTATTGGAATAATGATGTTGCCTATTACATTGAAAAAACACATAAACTCACACCGGATAAGCCATGTATCACCATAAAAATACCGTTTGATCGTCTTGGCTTAGATGAAAAGATGGATCAAGTTGTTCTCTCAGATTTTGCTTTAAGAGAATGGGTTGATCATATTGAAACATTAAATGAATTAATTTATAACCGTTCACGAACCGATAAAGAAAATGGTGCGTTTTATTGTTTTCGTCCAACCAATGTGTTGTTGAAACGCAATGTATCCTTTGTCGAGCTCATCTCGGAAAAATGGTATTTATGCATAATGATTACAGTACAGCTTCCATTCAAGGATAATAATAAAGCTATGCGAATGCTATGCAAAATGCTTCCAAAAGAAGTGGAGAAGTTTATTACAAAGTTTGATCTCATAAAATTGAATACTGCCATGGATTTAGTAAAAAAACAAAATATGATTCGCGATTGGCTAAAAACCAATGGTTATTGTGCATTTATTGGGAATGGCAGCATTTTGCCAAGAAATAAAGAAAAAAATGGTCCACTAGAGGGTGCTTTGCCTTTTACATCCCCAGAAGATGTTGAAGTTGAAATTAAAGGTATGCGCGGAATGGGTATAAAACGTGGTGTCACAGTCATCACCGGTGGTGGCTATTCGGGTAAAAGTACAATGTTGGATGCACTAAATTCTGGGATTTACAACCATATTGTAGGAGACGGACGAGAATTTGTCGTTACAGATCAAAGTGCAATGGAAATTTCTGCAGAGGAAGGCCGTTCCATAAAAAATATCAATATTACACCATTCATAAAATGGATTCCAAATAGCTCGGCAGAACAGTTTTCTACTGACTATGCCTCTGGTTCTACATCTCAAGCTGCAAATATTATGGAAGCAATCAATTATGGATGTAAGCTTCTTCTTATTGATGAAGATCGAAGTGCGACCAACTTTATGATTCAAGACATCAAAATGCGTTCATTAATTAAGCATGAGCCGATTACACCTTTTACGGAACGTGTTAGGGAACTTTATGAGGCTGTTGGCGTATCTTCTATTCTTGTAATTGGTGGAAGCGGCGAATTTTTATCCGTAGCCGATCAAATTATTTTAATGGATAACTTTATGCCAAAAAACGTAACGCAAGAAGCAAAAAATTTATGTGAACATGACAAACCACATGAACGTATTCCCCTTACAAACTGGGAGATAGAAAGAAAAATAAACACCGATCACTTTTCGAGCTATCCACAAGGTAGCGGTACAGAAAAACTGATTGTTTCAACGATGGGATACATGATGATAGGCGATGAACAAATTGATATCAGAGGACTATACAATATCACATCACACGCCCAGCTTGCAGCTATTGCCTTTTTAATTCGAAAAATAGCCATAAATAAACAAGATCGCCACATCTTACTTCATGAAAAGATCAAAAAAGCTCTCGAAGACATGGAAAGAGATGGAGTGGATATTGTATTTTCTTCCTTTTTTCCTGGTTTCGAAAGATGGCTTGAATTACCTAGAATTAATGAAGTATTATCTGTCATAAACCGAATGAAACATTTGAATTTTATTCAGCCGGAGCCATCTGAACAACTCTAAGTATGTCTTAATTATTTGATTGTCTTATAGGAACTTAGAAAACTATCAAACTAAAAAAAGATTTATGATAAATAAAGAACCCGTTTTGATCAATTTTCATCAAAACGGGTTTTGATAATTTAACGTAAGATGTGGGTTTGTGATACCGATAGTGTTGTTGCATTATTCCCTAACTATCAATTACTTTCTCTAAATAAGTCTTAAAAATTTCTACATTCCAATTATTTCTTTTGGCAGACTCAACTGACTCTATGGCATATTCGATTGCTTTTTTATGATCAACATGGGCAGCTAGCGCCTGTGTATTTCGTAGATTTGTTTGTGATTTGTGCATAAACTGGAGGTTTTTGTTCATTTTGTTGGGTGTTTTGTGCATAAAGTACGGAGATTTTTTCATAAAGCAGTTCGTTTTGTGCATAAGGCGTCTGCTCTTTTTGGAGAAGACCCTTTCAAGTCTAATCCGTGCTCAAGCAATGAATGCACATCTATCAATTCATCATTCAGTTAAAAAAAATTCGATATTTTCTCTGCTAAATCATTAATTTCTGATTCAAAAAAGAGAATGATTTATAGAACCATTCTCTGTTATCTACTTATTAATTTGTTTGCTCTGCATACTTTTTGAAATTGTCTAGAATAGATTGCCATCCTTGTTTTTGAAACTCAGGTGGATTCGTTGTTTCAGGATCGAATGTTTCAATTACTTCTGTCTGGTTTTCTTTTTCTCTAAAGGTGATATTTACTTTTCTTCCATCACCTAGCGTATAGGCAATAAGTTCATGTCTTTTTACATCATCATAGATTCCTCCAAAATCGAAACCAAAACTGCCATCCTTTGCTTCCATTCTTGAACAGAATTCTCCGCCAACTCGTAAATCATTCTCAGCCTTTAGTGTGTGCCAGTCCTCTGAAGGAGTGTTCCATTTTTTGATATGTGTTGGTTCTGTCCAAAATTCCCAAACCTTTTCTACTGGTGCATTAATAGTTGTTTCAACTGTTACTTTTTTAGTTGTATCCATTTTATTACCTGCCTCTCTTTGATAAAAAATAATTTTAATAAAACTTCCAATTGTCAGGCCTATTGTATAAGCTTTCTGAAAGTCACAATTTCTTAATCCACTAACGAATTAAGTATAACCAATTAGTAACGGAAATAGTTTAAGTACTTAGTAATTCAACTATAACAATGCAATAGTTGAATAAAACTACTCATTAATACCTTTCTTTATGTAATTAATACCTATAAAAAAGAATATCAAACTAATAACCAATGGAATGAGTCCAATAGTAAATAACACCGAACCAAATGGACCTATACGCCAGTTATAATATGCACCATATGGTTTAGCTACATACAAAGAATAAACTGCTGCTGTAATAAGTGTCATTCCAAACAAAAGAATGCTTGATAAAATTCCGATCCCACCGATAAAAAGGTTCTTCATTTTTATTTCTCCCTGATATTATGTTTAATTTATTAAATTCGAGTCCTAGAAGAGGAATCCTTTTTATTAAACTATATTGTCAATTAGTACAAAAAAATAGATAGCCTTTGTAGACGATCATTGTATACCTAACCCAATGCATTTAGTTCCAAAAGTAGATTTTATGGATTTCGATTCTCCGTTGAAACATTTTTATTCCCAAGTTTGTGTTCGATAACCTTTAACAAAATTCCTATGTTAAGTCCAATTAAGATAACGCTCATAAATAATAAAGTTAAAATGGTTATATGTAATTTTTACGAGTCAATTAAATCACTTTTTCTGATTGATTTAAAGGTAGTTTAGAAAATTATACCTACACACTGGGGAATTGTAACTTAGACGAATTTCCCATTTTTCATTGAAATTTGATTATCCTTAAGCATTTAAACTGTCATTATGTTACATAAAAAGCCCTATAACAAAACGACAAAAAAGACAAATTCGAATTAACGAACTTGCCCTTTTATTAATTAATTTTTTCTCCAAGCTTAAGTTTCTAAACTACATAAACTTAACTTTGTTTTTATTATTTAACTTAAAAACTTTTTTTAGTCTAAGGATGATTATAAAATCGTATTTTTCAACGCATTGTACATATTTTCAACGTGCTCATCGACTTTGTCGCGTGACATACGTAGTCTTTCAACGGAAGAGCCATATCCAATTTCTTGTTTGCCATCTTCTAATCCTTTAAAAATTCCATCTGCGAATTCACTTAAAGGTTCGCCGTGAGTATGCAATCCCGCTCCGCCTAAATCTGTATTAACTGCTGGAGGAGCAATTTCAATTACTTCTACAGTTGAATCAGATAGTTGGTGTCTCAAGCCAATTGTAAATGAGTGGAGTGCAGCTTTTGTTGCCGAATAAATTGGAGCAATTGCCAAAGGAGTAAAAGCTAATCCTGATGTAACATTAATAATAGCCGCTTCTTGTTTTGTAGCAAAAAATGAAGCAAACAGCATGGAAAGGTGAATTGGAGCTTCGATGTTTGTTGTGATTTCATTATTGAAATATTTCCAATCGTTTTTCGCATCTGCTTTTAAGACATTAAAACGTTGTTGAATCCCTGCATTATTTACTAATACATTCACTTCTGGATAGTTATTTGTTACCCAATCAAACAATAAAGCGCGGTCTGATTCAGTGCCTAAATCACTTACATGAGTAATAAGCTCTGGGAATTTTTCTTTTGCATCTTTAAGAACATTTTCTCGTCGACCTATAATAATGACTTTATTTTCTAATTTTAAAAAGCGTTCTGCAATAGCCAATCCAATACCAGTACTTCCCCCTGTAATAAGGATTGTATTTCCTGTAAGTTTCATTTTATTTCCTCTTTTCCTGACGTTTTTAAAAGGACACTTATCCTTTTTCTTGTTCAGTACGTTTTAGATAACGATTAATTTTCAAATCAATACCCTCTAATGATTTTGTCATTAACGAGATTTCTTCTAATACTGCCTGCTTATGATTTTTCATCATTTCAAGTCGTAATTCCGTCGTTTGATCACCTTCCACTACCCAATCAATATATTGCTTTATACTACTTATAGACATGTGCGTATTCTTTAAACAAATCACTGTTTCAAGAAGTAACATTTGATTTTCTGAGAACAGCCGTCTACCTGCATGATCACGTTCAATTAGTGGGAGTAGACCCTTTTTTTCGTAATATCGTAATGTAGATTCTGTAATATTAAATTTTGCTGCCGCTTCACTAATTGAACAATATTTCATAACTGTCCCCCATAAAATGTTTCTTTCATCGTCGACATGATTATCATACGACTTAAACCATAGTTTAAGTCAACAAAAGAAATAAATGAATTATCGCTCATGAAATCATTTTTTTAGTATTAAGTAAATTTTTATGTATGTAATATGAAGCTTACCGATTAAAAAAGTAATGAAAAAAATGAACTAATAATTATTTACATGTATACATCATCCAAAATCCAATATCTTCAAATCCAATTCGTTTATAGATTGCACCTGCTTGAGGGTTATCATAAAACAAACACAATTCTTTCCCTTCTTGTAAAAGGGTACTACAAAGCTTGAGCATACACTTTGTTGCATACCCCTTTTTCTTATAGCTTTCTAGCGTTGCGACTCCTACAACCATTGCTGACAAAGTATTTTCCGCTGCAGTTGAAGCACTTGATACCATTTTTCCATCTTCCTTAATAAAAAATGAACGTGAAGTACCATCAGTCAATGTTCTACGTTTTCTTTCCACTGAAATAATCGAATCACTAAATTCAGGAACAGATGTCAATAATTTTACAAGTTCTTCTGCATCTTTTGGTGATGCTTGTTGTACATTTAAAAATTCTCCATGATTAGTTAAAATCAATCGTGTACATTTGGCGTAATATGTTTGTCTTTTTGTTTTAAGCTCTTTAGTTAAGTATGGCTCAATTTTTCCAGTAATCTCTTTAAGACCAGACATATACTTAAAGTCATGATCATTCGAAATAATCTCTGCAAATTCTTTTGCACTAAATGAATCCGCTGCAAATGGGATATAGTTTTCTTGGTATTTTAACAATATAGCTACTAATTCTCCATGAGAATTAAACTCTCCCCAAACCTTCTGAAATTCTTGGTCATATCCATAAGCTTCAATGTCACCAATAATAAATAGATTTTCAGCGCTTCTAGACTTTAATAAGTTAAAACAAACCTCATGATCACTCTG from Arthrobacter citreus encodes the following:
- a CDS encoding NUDIX hydrolase yields the protein MKRVDVVYAFIYDETAEKVLMVKNQNSTWSLPGRAVEKGETIEQAVIRETNEETGLVVEAVNINAINEAFFKTQGHHGIMFTFSAKIIGGEITIKNQNEIEEVKWVDINTANSLMPYHPRGVESLLKSSTPYIFQGEC
- a CDS encoding ATPase, which translates into the protein MIYEDPIYWNNDVAYYIEKTHKLTPDKPCITIKIPFDRLGLDEKMDQVVLSDFALREWVDHIETLNELIYNRSRTDKENGAFYCFRPTNVLLKRNVSFVELISEKWYLCIMITVQLPFKDNNKAMRMLCKMLPKEVEKFITKFDLIKLNTAMDLVKKQNMIRDWLKTNGYCAFIGNGSILPRNKEKNGPLEGALPFTSPEDVEVEIKGMRGMGIKRGVTVITGGGYSGKSTMLDALNSGIYNHIVGDGREFVVTDQSAMEISAEEGRSIKNINITPFIKWIPNSSAEQFSTDYASGSTSQAANIMEAINYGCKLLLIDEDRSATNFMIQDIKMRSLIKHEPITPFTERVRELYEAVGVSSILVIGGSGEFLSVADQIILMDNFMPKNVTQEAKNLCEHDKPHERIPLTNWEIERKINTDHFSSYPQGSGTEKLIVSTMGYMMIGDEQIDIRGLYNITSHAQLAAIAFLIRKIAINKQDRHILLHEKIKKALEDMERDGVDIVFSSFFPGFERWLELPRINEVLSVINRMKHLNFIQPEPSEQL
- a CDS encoding polyketide cyclase, translating into MDTTKKVTVETTINAPVEKVWEFWTEPTHIKKWNTPSEDWHTLKAENDLRVGGEFCSRMEAKDGSFGFDFGGIYDDVKRHELIAYTLGDGRKVNITFREKENQTEVIETFDPETTNPPEFQKQGWQSILDNFKKYAEQTN
- a CDS encoding SDR family NAD(P)-dependent oxidoreductase, whose product is MKLTGNTILITGGSTGIGLAIAERFLKLENKVIIIGRRENVLKDAKEKFPELITHVSDLGTESDRALLFDWVTNNYPEVNVLVNNAGIQQRFNVLKADAKNDWKYFNNEITTNIEAPIHLSMLFASFFATKQEAAIINVTSGLAFTPLAIAPIYSATKAALHSFTIGLRHQLSDSTVEVIEIAPPAVNTDLGGAGLHTHGEPLSEFADGIFKGLEDGKQEIGYGSSVERLRMSRDKVDEHVENMYNALKNTIL
- a CDS encoding MerR family transcriptional regulator → MKYCSISEAAAKFNITESTLRYYEKKGLLPLIERDHAGRRLFSENQMLLLETVICLKNTHMSISSIKQYIDWVVEGDQTTELRLEMMKNHKQAVLEEISLMTKSLEGIDLKINRYLKRTEQEKG
- a CDS encoding GNAT family N-acetyltransferase — its product is MIRRLNQSDHEVCFNLLKSRSAENLFIIGDIEAYGYDQEFQKVWGEFNSHGELVAILLKYQENYIPFAADSFSAKEFAEIISNDHDFKYMSGLKEITGKIEPYLTKELKTKRQTYYAKCTRLILTNHGEFLNVQQASPKDAEELVKLLTSVPEFSDSIISVERKRRTLTDGTSRSFFIKEDGKMVSSASTAAENTLSAMVVGVATLESYKKKGYATKCMLKLCSTLLQEGKELCLFYDNPQAGAIYKRIGFEDIGFWMMYTCK